One Methylosinus sp. C49 DNA segment encodes these proteins:
- the hisB gene encoding imidazoleglycerol-phosphate dehydratase HisB — protein MRSAKYERDTKETRIAVAVDLDGEGKSDISTGIGFFDHMLDQIARHAPLDLTVAAKGDLHIDGHHTVEDVGIALGKAVDQALGDRKGIARYGDAHVPLDEALSRVVVDVSGRPFLVFDVAFPAAKIGEFDTELVREFFQAFAVNARIGLHVEALRGVNSHHIAECCFKGFARALGKATAPDPRRGGVVPSTKGTLTD, from the coding sequence ATGCGCAGCGCCAAATACGAGCGCGACACGAAAGAGACCCGTATCGCCGTCGCCGTCGATCTCGACGGTGAGGGCAAATCCGATATTTCGACCGGGATCGGCTTTTTCGACCATATGCTCGACCAGATCGCCCGCCACGCGCCGCTCGACCTCACCGTCGCGGCCAAGGGCGATCTGCACATAGACGGCCATCATACGGTCGAGGATGTGGGCATAGCGCTCGGCAAGGCGGTGGATCAGGCGCTCGGCGACCGCAAGGGCATCGCCCGCTATGGCGACGCCCATGTGCCGCTGGACGAGGCGCTCTCCCGCGTGGTGGTGGACGTCTCCGGCCGGCCCTTCCTCGTCTTCGACGTCGCCTTTCCGGCGGCCAAGATCGGCGAGTTCGACACCGAGCTGGTGCGCGAGTTCTTCCAGGCTTTCGCCGTCAATGCGCGCATCGGCCTGCATGTGGAGGCGCTGCGCGGCGTCAATTCGCATCATATCGCGGAGTGCTGCTTCAAGGGCTTCGCCCGCGCCCTGGGCAAGGCGACAGCGCCCGATCCGCGCCGCGGCGGCGTGGTGCCTTCCACCAAAGGCACGCTCACCGACTGA
- the coaA gene encoding type I pantothenate kinase, whose protein sequence is MNADAYLGAGVALSPYRRFTRAEWASLRADTPLTLTIDDLTRLKSLDDPISLEEVIEIYLPLSRLLALYVAATQGLFKATQRFLGAEDGKMPYIIGVAGSVAVGKSTTARILKALLSRWPNTPKVELVTTDGFLYPNAVLERDGLMDKKGFPESYDNRALLRFLSDVKAGQRNVAAPVYSHLIYDVVPDEFFYVDRPDILIVEGVNVLLASRPREDGREIPFVSDFFDFSVYLHAEEDVLEQWYVERFQRLRETAFRDPLSYFKKYADLDDAETKRVAKDIWTRINLENLRRNISPTRPRASLVLTKGADHRIEEVALRKL, encoded by the coding sequence ATGAACGCCGACGCCTATCTGGGGGCCGGCGTCGCGCTGTCGCCCTATCGGCGCTTCACCCGCGCCGAATGGGCGAGCCTGCGCGCCGACACGCCGCTCACGCTCACGATCGACGATCTCACGCGGCTCAAATCGCTCGACGATCCGATCTCGCTGGAAGAGGTCATCGAGATTTATCTGCCGCTCTCGCGTTTGCTCGCGCTCTATGTCGCGGCGACGCAAGGCCTGTTCAAGGCGACGCAGCGGTTTCTGGGCGCCGAGGACGGCAAGATGCCCTATATCATCGGCGTCGCCGGCTCGGTCGCCGTGGGCAAATCCACGACGGCGCGCATCCTCAAGGCGCTGCTGTCGCGCTGGCCCAACACGCCGAAGGTGGAGCTCGTCACCACTGACGGCTTTCTCTATCCCAACGCCGTGCTCGAGCGCGACGGGCTGATGGACAAGAAGGGCTTTCCCGAGAGCTATGACAATCGCGCGCTGCTGCGCTTTCTGTCCGATGTGAAGGCCGGCCAGCGCAATGTCGCCGCGCCGGTCTATTCGCATCTCATCTATGATGTGGTGCCGGACGAGTTCTTCTATGTCGATCGGCCGGATATTCTCATCGTAGAAGGCGTGAATGTGCTGCTCGCCAGCCGTCCGCGCGAGGATGGGCGCGAAATTCCCTTCGTCTCGGATTTCTTCGACTTCTCGGTCTATCTGCACGCCGAGGAGGATGTGCTCGAGCAATGGTATGTGGAGCGTTTCCAGCGCCTGCGCGAGACGGCCTTCCGCGACCCGCTCTCCTATTTCAAGAAATACGCCGATCTCGACGATGCGGAGACGAAGCGCGTCGCCAAGGATATTTGGACACGCATCAATCTCGAAAATCTGCGCCGCAACATCTCGCCGACGCGCCCGCGCGCCAGCCTGGTGCTGACCAAAGGCGCGGACCATCGCATAGAGGAAGTCGCGCTGCGCAAGCTGTGA
- the hisF gene encoding imidazole glycerol phosphate synthase subunit HisF translates to MLKSRVIPCLDVKEGRVVKGVNFVDLRDAGDPVECAIAYDAAGADELCFLDITASHENRGIMLDVVRRTAEACFMPLTVGGGVRVEDDIRNLLLAGADKASINSAAVADRQFVREAAEKFGSQCIVVAIDAKRVGDHWEIFTHGGRRPTGIDAVEYAKEVTSLGAGEILLTSMDRDGAKIGFDIELTRAVADAVDVPVIASGGVGTLDHLVEGVREGHASAVLAASIFHFGEFTIPQAKRYMAKAGIPMRLDGLEPS, encoded by the coding sequence ATGCTCAAATCCCGCGTCATCCCCTGCCTCGACGTGAAAGAGGGCCGCGTCGTCAAAGGCGTCAATTTCGTCGATTTGCGCGACGCTGGCGATCCGGTCGAATGCGCCATCGCCTATGACGCCGCCGGCGCCGACGAGCTGTGCTTTCTCGATATCACCGCGAGCCACGAGAATCGCGGCATCATGCTCGACGTCGTGCGCCGCACGGCGGAGGCCTGCTTCATGCCGCTCACCGTCGGCGGCGGCGTGCGCGTCGAGGACGACATTCGCAATCTCCTGCTCGCCGGCGCCGACAAGGCCTCGATCAATTCGGCGGCGGTCGCCGATCGGCAATTCGTGCGCGAGGCGGCCGAGAAATTCGGCTCGCAATGCATCGTCGTCGCCATAGACGCCAAGCGCGTCGGCGATCATTGGGAGATCTTCACCCATGGCGGCCGCCGCCCGACGGGCATAGACGCGGTCGAATACGCCAAGGAGGTCACGAGCCTCGGCGCCGGCGAAATTTTGCTCACCTCCATGGACCGCGACGGCGCCAAAATCGGCTTCGACATAGAGCTGACGCGCGCCGTGGCCGACGCCGTCGATGTGCCGGTCATCGCCTCGGGCGGCGTCGGGACGCTGGATCATCTCGTCGAAGGCGTGCGCGAAGGCCATGCTTCCGCCGTTCTCGCGGCGTCTATTTTCCACTTCGGCGAGTTCACCATCCCGCAGGCGAAGCGATATATGGCGAAAGCGGGCATACCGATGCGTCTCGACGGCCTGGAACCCTCATGA
- the dcm gene encoding DNA (cytosine-5-)-methyltransferase: MKVVGLFAGIGGLELGLARAGHDCLMFSENWPLAAKVLATHFPQTPNVGDVAALRALPGETELVTAGFPCQDLSQAGRTQGIGGRKSSLVSHVFRLLDETRAPHALLENVSFMLSLDRGRAMARLVSAFEERGYRWAYRVVNTLAFLPQRRERVLFFASRLADPADILLVDEATPRPRATALATHAHGFYWTEGVRGLGWGQDCVPTLKNGSTLGIASPPAILLPSGEVVTPDIRDAERLQGFPADWTAPAEALGRPGWRWSLVGNAVSAPVAEWVGGRLEAPGRYDPARDGAVLEEGARWPRAARYDGERRLGVEISAFPVWRDRPPLHVFLQHKGKPLSERASAGFLARTMRAKLRFEPGFREAVAAHLEAMRAGPGLAAAQ, from the coding sequence ATGAAAGTCGTCGGCCTCTTCGCCGGCATAGGCGGGCTTGAGCTCGGGCTCGCTCGCGCCGGACATGATTGTCTCATGTTCTCCGAAAACTGGCCGCTCGCCGCAAAGGTGCTGGCGACGCATTTTCCGCAGACGCCCAATGTGGGCGATGTCGCCGCGCTGCGCGCGCTGCCGGGCGAGACGGAACTGGTCACGGCCGGCTTTCCCTGCCAGGATTTGAGCCAGGCCGGCCGCACGCAGGGCATTGGCGGGCGCAAATCCTCGCTGGTCAGCCATGTGTTCCGCCTGCTCGACGAGACGCGCGCGCCGCATGCGCTTCTCGAGAATGTCTCCTTCATGCTGAGCCTCGATCGCGGACGCGCCATGGCGCGGCTGGTCTCCGCTTTCGAGGAGCGCGGCTATCGCTGGGCCTATCGCGTCGTCAACACGCTCGCCTTTCTGCCGCAGCGGCGCGAGCGCGTGCTGTTTTTCGCCTCGCGCCTCGCCGATCCGGCCGATATTCTGCTGGTGGACGAGGCGACGCCGCGCCCGCGCGCGACCGCGCTGGCGACGCACGCCCATGGCTTTTATTGGACGGAGGGCGTGCGCGGCCTCGGCTGGGGGCAAGATTGCGTGCCGACATTGAAGAACGGCTCGACGCTCGGCATCGCCTCGCCGCCGGCGATTCTGCTCCCCTCCGGCGAGGTGGTGACGCCGGATATTCGCGACGCCGAGCGCTTGCAGGGTTTTCCGGCCGACTGGACCGCCCCGGCCGAGGCGCTGGGCCGTCCCGGCTGGCGCTGGTCGCTGGTCGGCAATGCGGTGAGCGCGCCAGTGGCGGAATGGGTCGGCGGCCGGCTCGAGGCGCCGGGGCGCTATGATCCGGCCCGCGACGGCGCGGTTCTGGAGGAGGGCGCCCGCTGGCCTCGCGCCGCGCGCTATGACGGCGAGCGGCGCCTCGGCGTCGAGATTTCTGCCTTTCCTGTCTGGCGCGATCGTCCGCCTCTGCATGTTTTCCTGCAGCATAAGGGCAAGCCGCTGTCCGAGCGCGCGAGCGCTGGGTTTCTCGCCCGCACCATGCGGGCCAAGCTGCGATTCGAGCCCGGATTTCGGGAGGCGGTGGCCGCCCATCTCGAGGCGATGCGCGCCGGCCCCGGCCTCGCCGCCGCCCAATGA
- the hisH gene encoding imidazole glycerol phosphate synthase subunit HisH yields MTTAIIDYGSGNLHSAAKAFERAAREGEGAEITVTNDPDVVRRAERICLPGVGAFRDCRSGLSALAGLDEALREAVIERGRPFLGICVGMQLMATRGLEHGEAAGLGWIAGDVAVIEPADKSLKIPHMGWNTLELTRPHALFSGIPTGKDGLHAYFVHSYQFLPTSPDHIVATTDYGAPLTAAVARDNLVGTQFHPEKSQRLGLALIANFLRWRP; encoded by the coding sequence GTGACGACGGCGATCATCGATTACGGATCGGGCAATCTGCACTCCGCCGCCAAGGCCTTCGAGCGCGCCGCGCGGGAAGGCGAGGGGGCGGAGATCACCGTCACCAATGATCCCGATGTCGTGCGCCGGGCCGAGCGCATCTGCCTGCCGGGCGTCGGCGCCTTTCGCGATTGCCGCAGCGGCCTTTCGGCGCTCGCCGGGCTGGACGAGGCGCTGCGCGAGGCGGTGATCGAGCGCGGCCGGCCGTTCCTCGGCATATGCGTCGGCATGCAGCTGATGGCGACGCGCGGCCTCGAGCATGGCGAGGCGGCCGGTCTCGGCTGGATCGCCGGCGATGTCGCGGTCATCGAGCCCGCGGACAAGAGCCTGAAAATTCCCCATATGGGCTGGAACACGCTGGAGCTGACGCGCCCGCATGCGCTCTTTTCCGGCATCCCCACCGGAAAGGACGGGCTGCACGCCTATTTCGTGCACTCCTACCAATTCCTGCCTACATCGCCCGACCATATCGTGGCGACGACCGATTACGGCGCTCCGCTGACTGCGGCGGTCGCGCGCGACAATCTCGTCGGCACGCAATTCCATCCCGAGAAGAGCCAGAGGCTCGGCCTCGCTCTCATCGCGAATTTTCTGAGGTGGCGTCCGTGA
- a CDS encoding DUF2628 domain-containing protein, producing MAVYTVLIPKAAPGEAPPPERIVFLRDGFSTPAFLFGPLWLLWRRAWLPAVLWTAGLALILGGGAALGINPAAASVLQLALGLLLGLEGPRLVAWSLERKGYTESAVMVAARIDEAEDVFFANWRPSGVLPTIVTPRPGGRAAMRSVIGGLFEEPRA from the coding sequence ATGGCCGTCTACACCGTCCTTATACCCAAGGCCGCGCCGGGCGAGGCTCCGCCGCCGGAGCGAATCGTCTTTCTGCGCGACGGCTTCTCGACGCCGGCCTTTCTCTTCGGGCCTTTGTGGCTGCTGTGGCGGCGCGCGTGGCTGCCGGCCGTCCTATGGACAGCCGGGCTCGCGCTGATCCTCGGCGGAGGCGCAGCTCTGGGGATAAATCCCGCGGCGGCCTCGGTCTTGCAGCTGGCGCTCGGCCTGCTGCTCGGCCTCGAGGGGCCGCGGCTCGTCGCCTGGTCGCTCGAGCGCAAGGGTTACACGGAGAGCGCCGTAATGGTCGCGGCTAGGATCGATGAGGCCGAGGACGTGTTTTTCGCCAATTGGCGCCCCTCCGGCGTCCTTCCGACGATCGTTACGCCACGGCCCGGCGGCCGGGCGGCGATGCGTTCGGTCATCGGCGGCCTGTTCGAGGAGCCGCGCGCGTGA
- a CDS encoding MFS transporter — protein sequence MRSERGLDWVSFLLADVQSGVGPFLAIYLWSSQHWDATHIGVIMTIAGAATVAARAPAGALVDWTRGKRGLIAAGALLVAAGTAALGLFPFFWPAAAAQTIIGACDAVFPPAIAAISLGVVGRALFAERVGRNEAFNHAGNVVTAIAAGLAGWLIAPVAVLWLVVLLACASALALVMIDASEIDHRAARGLADGDDDPDDGARPSGLRVIFESRPLLIFTAAITLFHFANAAMLPLVGERLSEGREQTGSLFMAACIIAAQAVMIPMAALVGAKADLWGRKPLLLAGFAVLPIRGLLYTFFDDPAYLVSIQLLDGVGAGLFGALFFIVIDDLTEGTGHYSLALGASGACWGAGAALSNVVAGALVDTAGFNVAFLFLSAVAALAFLLLWLGMPESAKPVRSAA from the coding sequence ATGCGTAGCGAGAGAGGGCTCGATTGGGTGAGCTTTCTGCTCGCCGATGTGCAGAGCGGCGTCGGGCCGTTTCTGGCCATTTATCTGTGGTCGAGCCAGCATTGGGACGCCACCCATATCGGCGTCATCATGACCATCGCCGGCGCGGCGACAGTGGCCGCGCGCGCCCCTGCCGGCGCGCTGGTCGATTGGACGCGCGGCAAGCGCGGGCTCATCGCCGCGGGCGCGCTGCTCGTCGCGGCGGGCACTGCGGCGCTCGGTCTTTTTCCGTTTTTCTGGCCCGCGGCCGCGGCGCAGACCATCATCGGCGCCTGCGACGCGGTGTTTCCGCCGGCCATAGCGGCGATCAGCCTGGGCGTCGTCGGCCGCGCGCTCTTCGCCGAGCGCGTCGGCCGCAATGAAGCCTTCAACCATGCCGGCAATGTCGTGACGGCGATCGCGGCGGGGCTCGCCGGCTGGCTGATCGCGCCGGTCGCCGTGCTGTGGCTCGTCGTGCTGCTCGCCTGCGCCAGCGCCCTCGCGCTGGTGATGATCGACGCGAGCGAGATCGACCATCGCGCCGCGCGCGGTCTCGCGGACGGCGACGACGACCCCGACGATGGCGCGCGCCCGAGCGGACTGCGCGTGATCTTCGAATCGCGCCCGCTGCTGATCTTCACCGCGGCGATCACGCTGTTTCATTTCGCCAATGCCGCAATGCTGCCGCTCGTCGGCGAAAGGCTGAGCGAGGGGCGCGAGCAGACCGGCTCGCTGTTCATGGCCGCCTGCATCATCGCCGCCCAGGCGGTGATGATTCCCATGGCCGCTCTCGTCGGCGCCAAAGCCGATCTCTGGGGCCGCAAGCCGCTGCTGCTCGCTGGCTTCGCCGTGCTGCCGATCCGCGGGCTGCTCTACACATTTTTCGACGATCCGGCCTATCTCGTCTCCATCCAACTGCTCGATGGCGTCGGCGCGGGCCTGTTCGGCGCTCTGTTCTTCATCGTGATCGACGATCTGACCGAAGGAACGGGCCATTACAGCCTCGCGCTCGGCGCTTCCGGCGCATGCTGGGGCGCGGGCGCCGCGCTAAGCAATGTCGTCGCCGGCGCGCTCGTCGACACTGCCGGTTTCAACGTCGCTTTTCTGTTTCTCTCCGCCGTCGCGGCGCTCGCTTTTCTGCTGCTCTGGCTCGGCATGCCGGAAAGCGCTAAGCCAGTGCGATCCGCCGCTTGA
- a CDS encoding type II secretion system protein GspK, protein MTHGRKIAERKGFALLIVIFGLGVIILLMTSFMATARLRLRSAVDNSASIKTRLIAEGAINLAIFGLIAEQRPFNAQQAEPPVHDGSPRLCSLAGATVAISIEDESGKLDLNAASPQLLEAALRGFGAADPGALSRAIIAFREAQTSEFARLAAPPPSSDRPFAPKHAPFQTALELDQVEGMEPQLLRALLPVVTVHTHSVGVDARTAPPALFAALARYSAADVRTLSVKPFPNSLDRRDTRFPPEYRQNGVLGGGTYSIHAEAALLNGAIGVVEMVVALRPNERLPFTMLETRRAPARNQRLLGAGAAAAPC, encoded by the coding sequence ATGACGCATGGCCGAAAGATCGCCGAGAGAAAAGGCTTCGCGCTTCTCATCGTGATCTTCGGCCTCGGGGTCATTATTCTGCTGATGACCTCCTTCATGGCGACCGCGCGCTTGCGCCTGCGCAGCGCCGTCGATAATTCCGCATCGATCAAGACGCGGCTCATCGCCGAAGGCGCCATTAATCTCGCGATTTTCGGATTGATCGCCGAGCAGCGGCCGTTCAATGCGCAGCAAGCCGAGCCCCCCGTTCACGATGGATCGCCGCGCCTCTGCTCACTCGCCGGCGCCACTGTCGCGATCTCGATCGAGGACGAGAGCGGCAAGCTCGACCTCAACGCCGCGTCTCCCCAGCTTCTCGAGGCGGCTCTGCGCGGTTTCGGAGCGGCCGACCCCGGCGCGTTGTCTCGCGCGATCATCGCATTTCGCGAGGCGCAGACGTCCGAATTCGCGCGGCTCGCAGCGCCCCCGCCCTCCTCCGACCGGCCCTTCGCGCCAAAGCATGCGCCCTTCCAAACGGCGCTCGAGCTGGATCAGGTCGAGGGCATGGAGCCGCAGCTGCTGCGCGCGCTGCTGCCGGTCGTCACCGTTCATACGCATAGCGTCGGAGTCGATGCGCGCACGGCGCCGCCGGCGTTGTTCGCCGCGCTGGCGCGCTATTCGGCGGCGGATGTTCGCACCCTTTCCGTCAAGCCTTTTCCCAATAGCCTCGATCGCCGCGATACGCGCTTTCCGCCGGAATATCGCCAAAACGGCGTCCTCGGCGGCGGAACCTATTCGATCCACGCGGAGGCCGCTCTGCTCAATGGCGCGATCGGCGTCGTGGAGATGGTCGTGGCGCTACGGCCGAACGAGCGTCTCCCCTTCACCATGCTGGAGACGCGCCGCGCGCCGGCGCGCAATCAGAGGCTGCTCGGCGCCGGCGCAGCAGCGGCGCCCTGCTGA
- the hisA gene encoding 1-(5-phosphoribosyl)-5-[(5-phosphoribosylamino)methylideneamino]imidazole-4-carboxamide isomerase, with protein sequence MASVILFPAIDLKEGQCVRLVEGEMSSATVFNDDPTAQAQAFAAQGFEYLHVVDLDGAFAGAPMNALAVEGILANIKIPVQLGGGIREMRTISRWLDKGISRVIIGTAAVRDPTLVREAARLYPGRIAVGIDAKDGFVAVEGWARRTHVSAQDLGRSFEDAGVAAIVYTDISRDGVLKGLNIEATLALAEALSIPVIASGGLASLADIERLLQPDCKKLAGAITGRALYDGRLDPAEALALIRQSRQASTNEG encoded by the coding sequence GTGGCGTCCGTGATCCTGTTTCCTGCGATCGATCTCAAAGAGGGTCAATGCGTCCGCCTCGTCGAGGGCGAGATGTCCTCGGCGACCGTGTTCAACGACGATCCGACCGCGCAGGCGCAGGCCTTCGCCGCCCAAGGTTTCGAATATCTCCACGTCGTCGATCTCGACGGCGCCTTCGCCGGCGCGCCGATGAACGCGCTCGCCGTCGAGGGCATTCTCGCCAACATAAAGATTCCGGTGCAGCTCGGCGGCGGCATTCGCGAGATGCGCACCATCTCGCGCTGGCTCGACAAGGGAATTTCGCGCGTCATCATCGGCACGGCCGCGGTGCGCGACCCGACGCTGGTGCGCGAGGCGGCGCGGCTCTATCCGGGCCGCATAGCGGTGGGCATTGACGCCAAGGACGGCTTCGTCGCCGTCGAGGGCTGGGCGCGCCGCACCCATGTCTCGGCGCAGGATTTGGGGCGCAGCTTCGAGGACGCCGGCGTCGCCGCCATCGTCTACACCGACATCTCCCGCGATGGAGTCTTGAAGGGCCTCAACATAGAGGCGACGCTGGCGCTCGCCGAGGCGCTGAGCATTCCGGTCATCGCCTCGGGCGGCCTCGCCTCGCTCGCCGACATAGAGCGGCTGCTGCAGCCCGACTGCAAGAAGCTCGCGGGCGCGATCACCGGCCGCGCGCTCTATGACGGACGGCTCGATCCGGCGGAAGCGCTGGCGTTGATCCGTCAGTCCCGGCAGGCGTCGACGAACGAGGGATAG
- a CDS encoding carboxymuconolactone decarboxylase family protein — translation MTSRLDYAHAAPEGMKALGVAHSYVAASGLGKALVELAYLRVSQINGCAYCLDLHTRALINEGFTVERLALVSVWREAEALFSERERAALAWAETVTRVAETGVPDAEFAAVSTQFSEKELADLTIAIGLMNAYNRIAISFRATPAAVKRAASHA, via the coding sequence ATGACCAGCCGTCTCGATTACGCTCACGCGGCGCCCGAAGGCATGAAAGCGCTCGGCGTCGCGCATTCCTATGTCGCCGCCAGTGGGCTCGGCAAAGCGCTCGTCGAGCTCGCCTATCTGCGCGTGTCGCAGATCAATGGCTGCGCCTATTGCCTCGATCTGCACACGCGCGCGCTCATAAACGAGGGCTTCACCGTGGAGAGGCTCGCGCTTGTTTCAGTCTGGCGCGAGGCGGAGGCGCTGTTCTCCGAGCGCGAGCGCGCCGCTCTCGCCTGGGCGGAGACGGTGACGCGCGTCGCCGAGACCGGCGTTCCCGATGCGGAATTCGCCGCCGTCTCGACGCAATTTTCCGAGAAGGAGCTCGCCGATCTGACGATCGCGATCGGCCTGATGAACGCTTATAATCGCATCGCCATCTCCTTTCGCGCGACGCCCGCCGCGGTGAAGCGCGCCGCGAGCCATGCGTAG
- a CDS encoding very short patch repair endonuclease has protein sequence MRTPPASDPARSALMKRVRQSRTGAEEAVAAALRLAGLHYRRNAKGLPGAPDFANRSRRWALFVNGCFWHHHKNCRRGTIPKQNNAFWLEKFAANRARDARKAKALRALGFRVAILWECEAQDSPRLTARVARLAGLWGRGQLDGKR, from the coding sequence ATGAGGACGCCGCCGGCCAGCGATCCGGCGCGCTCGGCGCTGATGAAGCGGGTGCGGCAGTCCCGCACCGGGGCGGAGGAGGCGGTGGCCGCGGCGCTGCGGCTGGCGGGGCTCCATTATCGGCGCAACGCCAAAGGCCTGCCCGGCGCGCCGGATTTCGCCAATCGCAGCCGGCGCTGGGCGCTCTTCGTCAATGGCTGCTTCTGGCACCATCACAAGAATTGCCGCCGCGGCACGATCCCGAAACAAAACAACGCCTTCTGGCTGGAGAAATTCGCCGCCAATCGCGCTCGCGACGCCCGCAAGGCCAAGGCTCTGAGGGCGCTGGGGTTTCGCGTCGCGATCCTGTGGGAGTGCGAGGCGCAGGACTCGCCCCGCCTGACGGCGCGCGTCGCCCGGCTCGCCGGGCTGTGGGGGCGGGGACAATTGGACGGGAAGCGGTAG
- a CDS encoding class I SAM-dependent methyltransferase, with protein sequence MSEAPHSADYIHDERFDWWSRDFLRLLKSRAIGDTVATSLADFGVGEGHWSLGLLDAFVDLREVTGVDREREWCARSARKYAERAPHIAYRAVEADASDTGLPGGSFDIVTAQTLLMHSLAPEKIVAEMRRVAKRGGTIVCVEPVNHLNWAQTLELTHFLAPAERAAFYGVWVRFVDFVKSRRGDQDIGLRLPTLLARAGLENIRIWSNDRVRLDPIETYDIDFLEEEMGRDWVREALAGAAIGAAEIEFVKAIVARIRAEKPPELDFVPRASASFICVATAP encoded by the coding sequence ATGTCGGAGGCGCCGCATTCGGCGGATTACATTCACGACGAGCGCTTCGATTGGTGGAGCCGTGATTTTCTCCGCCTGCTGAAGTCGCGCGCGATCGGCGACACCGTCGCGACGAGCCTCGCGGATTTCGGCGTCGGTGAAGGGCATTGGAGCCTCGGCCTTCTCGACGCCTTCGTCGATCTGCGGGAAGTGACGGGCGTCGATCGGGAGCGCGAATGGTGCGCGCGCTCCGCAAGAAAATATGCCGAGCGCGCGCCGCATATCGCCTATCGCGCGGTCGAGGCGGATGCGAGCGACACCGGCCTCCCAGGCGGCTCGTTCGATATCGTCACCGCGCAGACTTTGCTGATGCACAGTCTCGCGCCGGAAAAAATCGTCGCGGAAATGCGTCGCGTGGCGAAGCGCGGCGGAACGATCGTCTGCGTCGAGCCGGTCAATCATTTGAATTGGGCGCAGACGCTCGAATTGACGCATTTCCTCGCGCCCGCCGAACGCGCCGCCTTCTATGGCGTTTGGGTCAGATTCGTCGATTTCGTCAAATCGCGGAGAGGCGACCAGGATATCGGTCTGCGCTTGCCGACCTTGCTCGCGCGGGCGGGGCTCGAGAATATTCGCATATGGTCGAACGATCGCGTGCGTCTCGATCCGATCGAGACCTACGATATCGATTTTCTCGAAGAGGAAATGGGTCGCGATTGGGTGAGGGAGGCGCTGGCCGGCGCAGCGATCGGCGCCGCCGAAATCGAGTTCGTGAAAGCGATCGTCGCGAGAATTCGCGCCGAAAAGCCGCCAGAGCTCGACTTCGTGCCGCGCGCGTCGGCGAGCTTCATTTGCGTCGCGACTGCGCCGTGA
- the gspG gene encoding type II secretion system major pseudopilin GspG, producing the protein MRAILPLKASTLSQRRALRSARAGYTLVEMLVVLAIIGSIVGLVGPRVLNYLSESKVKTAQIQMENISSALDLFYLDVGRYPATEEGLSALARRPAGASVWNGPYLKSANVPKDPWGHDYLYRAPGQNGPYDIGSLGPDGREGGPGSLTRSRDTAAR; encoded by the coding sequence ATGCGCGCCATTCTTCCGCTCAAAGCCTCGACCCTTTCGCAACGCCGCGCGCTTCGCTCCGCGCGCGCCGGCTACACGCTCGTCGAAATGCTGGTCGTGCTCGCGATCATCGGCTCGATCGTCGGCCTCGTCGGTCCACGCGTGCTGAACTATCTCTCCGAGTCGAAGGTGAAGACCGCGCAAATTCAGATGGAGAATATTTCGAGCGCGCTCGATCTCTTCTATCTCGACGTCGGCCGCTATCCCGCGACGGAAGAAGGCCTCTCCGCGCTCGCGCGGCGGCCGGCCGGCGCCTCCGTGTGGAACGGCCCCTATCTGAAATCCGCCAATGTGCCGAAGGACCCTTGGGGACATGATTATCTCTATCGCGCTCCCGGACAGAACGGGCCCTATGACATAGGCTCGCTCGGACCCGACGGACGCGAGGGCGGCCCCGGATCGCTCACGCGCAGCCGCGACACGGCGGCGCGCTGA
- a CDS encoding phosphoribosyl-ATP diphosphatase yields the protein MSDFSLADLSRIIASKRGADAAQSYTKSLFEAGTPRIAKKFGEEAVETVIAAMEGDRKNLTSEAADTLYHLLVLLEAGGVTLAEVLAELQTRTVQSGHAEKASRGERK from the coding sequence ATGAGCGATTTTTCCCTCGCCGATCTCTCACGTATCATCGCATCGAAGCGAGGCGCAGACGCCGCGCAATCCTATACCAAGAGCTTGTTCGAGGCCGGCACGCCCCGCATCGCCAAGAAATTCGGCGAGGAGGCAGTGGAGACCGTCATCGCCGCCATGGAGGGCGACCGAAAGAATCTGACGAGCGAGGCCGCCGACACGCTCTATCATCTGCTCGTGCTGCTGGAGGCGGGCGGCGTCACGCTCGCGGAAGTTCTCGCCGAGCTGCAGACGCGCACGGTCCAATCCGGCCATGCGGAAAAAGCGTCGCGCGGAGAGCGGAAATGA